The Chryseobacterium phocaeense genome includes the window CTGCAAAGCATAAGAAGCCGTTGGCTTTGCCGCATCCAGTGCACTTTCCGTTCCCAGATAAATCCGGGCTATATCTTTTGGATTGAGATTGTAATCTTTAATCAGCTTCAGTAAGGCCTCTGCCGCAAATGTTGCCGTATCTTCATGAACATCGGGAAAACCCATTTTATGCAGTCCTAATCCTTTTTCCAGTTTTGCAGGTTCAATTCCTCTTTTTTCCGCCAAATCTCTGATCTCCAAATACAAAGACGGTACATAATAGCCCGCAGCCTCAATTCCAAAAGTCATTTTATTGTAAATTTTTATACGAATTTATAAAATGATGTTTGAATAAGCTATGAAAGAAGGTCCATAATTTCCTTTTTAAGGTTAAAAATCATAAAACTGAGTTCGGGAAGGCATTTTTGTTTTTATGATTGGTCAGGAAGTTTGAAGCTGGAAGAGGGAAGTTATTGAAATCCACAGGTAGAAATATACGTGGCCTTTATTCATTTTTTAAATCCGGTTCAACAAATTTAAAGGTAAATGTTTAATATCATAGTCTAATAGTTACTTCCAGCCTCCATCTTCCCTCTCCCTGTCCTTGCTTAACTTCTTATCCCGGATTCAAACTAAAATAGAATTAAAAAAATTATCAGCTCCAACACAGAATATTCCGATTAGTATTATTAAATTGCAGCCCATCATGTATGCTGCTGTAAAAAACATTATCCGAAAAATTATTCCGCAAAAGTTTCTTTTTGAAAACGAAATGTTTTTCAGGAAAAGCCTGTATCCTTTTTACAAAGGCAGCGATTGCGAATGTAATATCTGCCATGCTAAACTTAAACACTTCATCAAATTAGAGAATGGTAACCTGCTTTGTCCCATCTGTGGGAGCTTACCAAGATCGAGAAGGCTTTTCAAAATCGTCAGTGAAGATTATCTGAAGCCTGGTCTTTCCATTCTGGATTTTTCTCCTTCGAGGGCTATTTTCCGGGCATTAAGGAGCAGAAAAGACATCCGCTATTTTCCTACGGATTACGAAGATGAATTTCTAGCAGATTATCATTTTGACATCACAAAAATAGATTCGGCATCTGATCAGTTTGATCTGATTATGTGTTATCATGTTCTTGAACATATTGAGGATGATACATCTGCCATGAGTGAGCTACACCGGGTTCTTAAGAAAGGAGGAACAGCATTGATTCAAACTCCTTTTAAAACCGGTGATATTTACGAAGACTTTCAGATTAAAACTCCCGAAGAACGTTTAAAGCATTTTGGACAGGAAGATCATGTGAGAATTTATTCTGTACACAGTCTGGTTCAGCGGCTTCAAAATGCCGGATTTCAGACAGAAACCAAAGTTTTTGAACAGGACCATTACCGAGGCTTTTCAGATCAGGAAACGGTTATCGTTTGTAAAAAATAAAAAAACGCACTTTTCAAAGTGCGTTTTTTGTTATGGGTATAGATTTATTTGATTACTTAAAATCTTCAATCGCTTTATTGATTGCATCAATCTGCTTATTGATACTGGCTGCATTCTGAGGATTCTGTCTCAACAGTTCCATCTTTTTACTTAAACCGTCTTTCAGCATCTGGGAAATCATCATTTTCACCTGAGGGTTATCTCCCATCTCACCTTTCGCGTGGCTGATGATCTTCGTAATATTCTCAGTAGCCTTCAGATTATCTGAGCTCATAATCCAGTTGTAACCTTCTTCCGCCGATTTCCCGAGCTCCGGGTTCTGGAACTTAATGAAGGGATAAAACGCCACAAGCGGAGTGATGTTGGACATTTGAGAGATCACCTTATTTTTCACAATAACCGGAAGAAGATTGCCAAGCAAATCATCGGAGGCGCCTTCCAGGTCAATTTTATCAGCCAGCGTACTTGCTTTTGACGGATCTACAGCCAAAACAGCACTTACAGACTGGGCTTTTACGGAGTTGGAAACTGCATTCACTCCTTTTTCAAAAAGCGGAAGGTATTTCTTATCTTTAGTTTTCGCTAATGCACCAATTGCTGCAGCCTGAACCATTGTTCTTGGATCACCGGAAGCCAGCTTTTCAACATCAGCTCCAAAAGCTTTCATTTGCTCAGGATTGGAAAGATCCATGAACTGAAGCGCTTTGATTCTTACTTTAAAATACGGATCTTTTATAGCAGCAGCCAGCAGTTTTGTAGCGGCAGGATTTTTTCCTACCTGATCTTTAATAGCGGTCAGTGCTTTGTATCTGTTTTTAAGCTCCTTTGAGTTGGTAAACTGCATCAGGTTCTGCTCAGGAGTTTTTGTTTCGGTAATATCCGCCACTAAAATTCCGTCTGCATTGATATTGACAAGATCCGGATTTTTAGAAACATCAAAATTAAAGGTATTCTTCGCTTCTCCATTTACCCAGACATTGTATCTTTTCGGTTTACCGTTGTCATAGACATCAATGGCCAGCGGAAATTCAAACGGCTGCTCCTGGGTCTGATTAATGGTTACCGCCACCTGCTTCTTCACGGGTTCAAACGTGAATGAATAATTGATCTTCGGGTTCCCGCTTCCGAAATACCACTGATTGAAGAACCAGTTCAGGTCTTTCCCGGAAACTTTTTCGAAAGAAAGTCTGAGCTGATGAGCTTCTGCATTCTGGTATTCATATGTTTTCAGATAGTCCTGCATTCCTGCAAAGAATGCATCATCACCCAAATAGTTTCTCAGCATGTGAAGGATTCCGCCTCCTTTCTGATACGTCACCAGGTCAAAAACGTCCTCACGGGAATCATAATTGAATCTCACCAGGTTTTTCTTAAAATCTGCAGGATTGTGGATATACATATTGACATCCATCATCTGGTGGTAATCTGCATGGTCTTTTCCGTATTTGTAATCATTCCAGAGGTATTCGGAATAGTTGGCAAAAGATTCATTCACGGTAAGGTTGCTCCAGCTTTCTGCAGTAACAAGATCCCCAAACCAGTGATGGAACAATTCGTGGGCAATGGTATCTTCCCATTTGTTTTCATCAATCAGCTGTCCGGGTTTCTGAAGAACATCGCTTCCATGAAGGGTAGCCGTTGTATTTTCCATAGCACCGCTTACATAATCCCTTCCTGAGATCTGTGCATATTTTGCCCACGGATAATCATAGCCCAGTTTTTTCGAGAAAAACTCCATCATTTCCGGGGTATTCCCGTAGATCTGCTTCGCATATGGTTCGTACTCCTTTTCAATATAATATTCTACCGGAACATTTTTCCATTTGTCTTTCACAATGGCATATTCGCCTACGCCCATAAAGAACAGGTAAGTGGCATGTCTTTTATCCATTACCCAATGATCTGTTCTCAGCCCGTTGGCCTCTTTCTGGGAATCTTTTAAAATACCGTTGGAAAGCGTGACATATTTGTCAGGAACGGTCATATAGATCTCCTGGGTAGTCTTTTGGTTCGGTTTATCAATGGTTGGAAACCATGCGGAAGAAGATTCAGTTTCACCCTGCGTCCAGATCTGTGTAGGCATATCCGGGTCCTGTCCCTGTGCATTGACGAAGTACAGACCTTTAGCATCATTAATAGCCATGCTTCCCTGCTGCTTCACTTCATTAGGACGTGCGGTATATTTGATATAGACTGTATATTCCTGATTTTTCTGATAGGTTTTATCCAGGCTGATTTTCAGGATATCATTTTTATATTCATATTTTAAAGGAGACTTTTTTCCGTTGCTCTCAAGGGCTACCTCATGGATCAACATGCTTTTTGCATCCAGCGTAAGCTCGTTAGTCGCATAAAAGTACGGAGAGGCCGTCAGCCATTCTTCTCCCGCCATCTGCTCTTTCTGATAATCAAAATTTACTTTAAGTTTGGTATGCTTAAGCTCCGTTACTTTGGCTGTGGTGGCTCTGTATACTTTTTCCCGTCCTGAAGTTTCGGTTTGTGCTGATACATGGGTGGAAAAGAAAATTCCGAGTATAGCAATTGATAAAATCGCCTTTTTCATCTGTTACTTTATTATTTTTTAGAATTATTTTTTGTTATGATATCAAAAATATCATTCACTAAGGTTTCATAATCTCCTGTTTTTAGCTGTTCCTTGGTTTTTGCAAACGCTTTTTTCAGTTCGCTTTCAGGGTTTTCATCATCGATGATTTCGGCCGAAGCCACTCCTTTTAACTGAAGAATTGCATTTCTGATGGCTTCCAGATCTGCATTTTCTTCGGTATTGATTTTCAGATATTTCATTTTATTGTTTTTTAAAGGTAAATTGATTGGTACCCTGCGAGAAATCCATCGTTCCTTTTTCAGCATTAAACTTCATTTTGATGCCTGCCATGTCAAACTTAAATTCAGTTTCAGAAACGGCATCCAGTGGAAATGCACCTTGGCCGGTAGCCTGCCCCTTCAGCTTTCCTCCCTCTGAGAATATTTTTATATCGAGTGGAAAACCATCAGCTTTATACAGGCCTTCATATTTTTTCAGAAGATCTTCCGGTACTGAAATTTCTTTAAAATCAGGCATTTTAAAATCTTTTCCGGTAGCCGTCTGGAGCATTTTAATGGAAATATCGTTATTGTCATAATCAGATTGATTCGTAATAGCGCTCACTCCTATTTTCAGTTCCGGGAAGTAGTACAGCACGGAACGGAACTGATCAATTCCTCCGTTATGCCCATATCCCCAATATTTTTCAAAAGGAACTTTTGTAATTCCATAGCCGTAGTTATCGGTAAAGCCTTTCATCTGACCAAGACTGTTCTTCGTGATCAGCTTGCCGTTTTCCAGCGCAATGATGAACTTCAGGAGTTCTGTGGATGTAGAAATGATATTTCCTGCTCCTCCGGGAACACTCATATCCGTTTCCTGCCACGGTTCATACGATCCATTGGCATATACGTAGGAAAACGCCTGGTTTTTGGAAGGATCAATTTTTCCTCCGACTTTGGTCAGGGTCAATTTTAAAGGGGCCGCAATTTTATCCTGTATCAACTGTGCGTAGCTCTTTTTATACACTTTTTCCAAAATAAAACTCAGCAGGATATAATTTGAATTACTGTATTCGTATTTTGTCCCCGGCTGGAAATCACTTTTATATTTTTTGATGATCGAAACCAATGATTCTTGTGTCTGTGGAGCCGTATTATAATTCCAGTATTCTGCTTCGTCGGTCAGGTTATGAATTCCGGTCCTGTGCTGCAAAAGATTGGCGATGGATATCTTATCCGCATTTTCAATCTCCGGAAAAAATTGTGATAATTTCGTATCAATGCTAAGCTTTTTATCTTCAACGGCTTTCATCACCAAAACCGCAGTAAATGTTTTGGAAATAGAACCGATACGGTATTGGGTATTCATATTGGCTTTCTGCTGTTTTACGGCATCAGAAAATCCGGTTACTTTCAAAAATGTAGGCTGATCATTCTCTGCAAACGCAAAGCTTCCCATTACTTTATGGTGAGCCGAAAGGGAATCCAGATAATCTGCCAGTTTTTGTCTGTTTGAATTTTGGGCGGACATGATGCAGGAAGCACTTGTTGCCGCAACTAAAAAAATACGTTTCAGGGTCATAAGTATACTTTTACAATCAGTAGTAAAACAGGGCTGTTTGTTACAATTTGAACTGTTAAAATGCTAACGGTAATCGTTGGCAGAGATTCCGTTATTTTCCATCTGAGACAGTATTTTATCGTCTTCTTTCCAGGAGCTGTCTTGTTTGAGATAGTTCAGGATGGCTTTCTTATTTCCAACGTTGTTAAAGGAAAGAAGTTCTGATAAATAATATCTTTTATGATCCGTGTCAAGGGAATCATTTTTGATCAACTCAAGAAATTCCTTTTGCAGAGGAGCCGCATATTCTTTTTTGTGCCATGAATTGATATACAGCAATGCCGGCAGCCTGTGATGTTCAAAAGCCTGTTTTGCAATCTGCTTTTTCAGTCCTTCAGAATAGGTCCTGTTTCTTAAAGCCATCGTCAGGATAAGTTCTGAGGAATCCGGCATGAAAAGAAGCATACTGTCCAGCTGTTTTAAACCGGAATCAGATTTCAGTTCTTTGGATTCTAATTTGTAATAATGGTTCCAGTAAACCGGTTCTGCAGGATGATCTTCACTGATGATGCAGCCATCCTGGATATGAATCTTTCCCTTTCTGTTAATGATTTTCTCAAAAACCGAAACCATGTAAAGGTTGTTTTTTTCCTGAAGCCCAATGGCCGCATATACCGCCACCACATTATTTTTATTGTCCGTAAGGGCCAGTAGCTCACTTTCTGAGGCCGTATCAATAAGTTTTGTGAAATTTTTGAAATTGGCAGGAGTTTCTGTTGCTCCTTTGCCCCCCTCTTCTGTTTCGTAGATATTTAGTGCGGAAATATCCTTAACAATTTTTCTTAAATGCGGCGGAACACCTAAAGTATCGAAAACGGCATCTTTTGTAAAATCAAAACGATCAATCAGCTGTTCTGATATTACAAGCCTTTTCTCTTCTTTCTTTTGACAGCTAAAAAGAAAAACGATACAGACTACAGCAAAAAACCTTGGTACATTCATTACACCGCTACAGGTGCCTTGATTCCCGGATGCGGATCATAATTTTCAAGGGTAAAATCTTCAAAATTAAAATCGAAAATATCTTTAACCTCAGGGTTCAGTTTCATCATAGGAAGCGGTCTCGGTTCTCTGGAAAGCTGTTTGTTTACCTGTTCAAAATGATTGTTGTAAATATGAACATCCCCAAAGCTGTGGACATAATCTCCAACTTCAAGATCACATACCTGCGCCACCATCATGAGCAACAACGCGTAGCTTGCAATATTGAACGGCACGCCCAGAAAGACATCGGCGCTTCTCTGGTACAGCTGTAATGACAGTTTTCCATCCGCTACATAAAACTGGAATAAGGCATGGCATGGCGCCAATGCCATATTGGGAATTTCAGCAGTGTTCCATGCAGAAACAATCAGCCTTCTGGAATCCGGATTTTTTTTAATCTGCTGAATCACTTCAGAGATCTGATCCACTACTTTTCCTTCAGCTCCCTGCCAGCTTCTCCATTGGGCACCATAAACGGGTCCCAGGTCACCATCTTCGTTAGCCCATTCGTCCCAGATGCTTACCCCATTATCATTGAGATATTTCACATTGGTATCTCCTTTTAAAAACCAAAGCAATTCATAAATAATGGATTTCAGATGAACTTTTTTGGTGGTTACCAACGGAAAGCCTTTAGACAGGTCATACCTCAGCTGGTACCCGAAAACACTTCTTGTTCCGGTGCCTGTTCTGTCGGTTTTATCTGTTCCATTATCCAGGATATGCTGTAAAAGGTCTAGGTAGTTCTGCATTTTAAAAGCGGGTTTTGATGGTTCAAATTTAGAAAAAACTAACCGATTTTAAGTTATCACAGATCATAAAAAAACAGCTGTGAAAAATTATTTTCACAACTGTTTACTGTTAACTACTTATTGTTTGGATCCCGCAGGATTCTTTAAAAACCTATGATTAATTTTTAATAATCTTCTGAGTCACTTTCTCTTTGCCGTTATCCAATGAAAGGATGTACACGCCCTGAAGCAATGATTCCACATTGATGGAGTGGGATTTTGTTTCTCCGGACTGTACCACACTTCCTCGGGCATCAACAAGCTGGTATCTGAACTCGGATCCTGACTGGGATTTAATCTTAATCGCATCTTTTACCGGATTTGGATATACACTGATGGCAGCACTACCGGAAGAAGAAGCTTCAGCAATCAGCGAAGTCATGGTACCTGCTGCAGCTATTTTCAATGTATAGTCTTCCACCTGCCCGTAGCTGAATGTTCCACATGAAGAGGTAGGTGTTCCGTTATATTTCATAATGACTCTCATTCTGGTATTTCCTGTCAGTGCTGTAGATGGAATGGTGATGTTTCCGGACACCGGAGAAAGTGTGGTTGCGGTCCTGGACCATGCCAATTCTCCAACATCTGTAAAGTCACCGTCACCGTTATAATCGATATACACTGCATATCCTTCGCTATACTTCAATGATGTCCAGGAAGGAGTAATGGTGATGGTATAAGAATTTCCTTTGGTCACATTTCCAACAACAGATGTGAAATTCTCATATCCTGCTGTACCTGTGGAAGCCTGATTGATATCTGCAAATTTCATATTACTGATGCGTTCGTCTGCTGTAGAATTGCCGGAAGCAGTACAATAGGTAGTGGTAGTTCCGCCGGATTGAGTGGTTACATTTACGGTATTGCTTGCTGCTGAAATATTTCCTGCCGCATCTTTTGCTTTAACTGTAAAACTGTATGAAGTCGCCGGAGAAAGTCCTGTTACGGCATACGTTGTAGCAGTAGTTGTAGAGCCTACAAGACTTGTTCCTCTATACACATCGTATCCTGTGACTCCTACATTATCTGTAGATCCGCTCCATGATAATGTGGTTGAGTTCTGAGTGGTAGAAGAAGCTGACAGCTGCGGCGCGGTAGGAGCCTGAGTATCAGTAGTCGTTCCGCCGGAGTATGCTGTTCCTAAACCTACTGCGTAGAATGCATTCTGAGTAGCCTGATGTTCTGCTGAATCAGTACCGAAAAGATCTTTTGCAGATTGAATTCCATAAGTCAGGGCATTGTTATAATTAGAATTGGAAGTCAGGTAGGAAGTCTCCAGCCTGTAAACAATTTTGGCTGCTTTTTCAAATCCGATTCCTGTTACATTGAAGCTGTTTCCAATATCATTGGTCCCAGTACCTCCCATTACCAGAAGATAGAACCAATAGTTCAGGACACCGCTGTTGTAATGAACCCCACAGCTATCGTTAGTATTCGGGTTTGGAATACATGAATTACTTGCGTCCTTCCAGTAAGTTCCTTTATAAGTATCCGGCTGTTTGGATAAACCTGAATTCGGATTGCTCATGGATCTTAAATAATTAGGTGATACTTTGGTGATATCCTCACCGATCAGGAAGTTCTGTTTTTCAGGGGCGTAAGTATACTCAACCACAGTTCCCCAGATATCGGAAAGCCCTTCATTCAATGCACCAGATTCTCTCTGATATACTAAGTTGGCTGTTTCCTGACATACCGCATGCCCTAATTCGTGGGCCGTTACATCAAATGCTCCAAGGGGTTTAAAATTGGTGGCACCATCACCGTATACCATTGCATTTCCGGTCCAGGCTGCATTTTCCCAGGAGTTTCTTACGTGGATATAGCTGTCAAGTACTGCTCCCTGGTTGTCGTAACTGTTTCTATTGAATGTGTCTTTGAAATAGTCGTAGGTTTTTTCTACTCCCCAATGAACATCCAGTGCTACGTCATTTCCAGTTGAGGAATGTTCAGCTGTTGTCCAGTTATTATCCGTATCAGTGATGTTGTTTTTGGTAAGGCTGGTGTAGTTGGCGTTGTTGTTATTGTAGGTATTAACTCCTCCTCCTCTTGTATTGTCTTTTAATGCATATTTTCCGCTAACAAGAGTGGTTTCAATTGATTTTGTTCCGCTATATTTTGTCTGAGCGGTTCCTGCAACAAAAATTGAGGCGAAATCCTGCTTTGAATTATTTTCCGGTCCGGCAAGAGAAATCTGAGTCTGTCCTTTTCCGTGGGCATGTTCTCCCACATGCTTCATCACCTGATCATTAAGCAGTACAGCTCCTGATTTGGCATCCACATACACGTGAGACCTTAAAAACGGCTCTGCTGAAAAGATATCAAACTTGTAAGAAAGCAATAGTCTGTATTTTCCATTTGAAGCCTCAACCGGCACGAATACAAGCTCTCCTTTGGGCTGATAATTGATTTCTTTTCCGTACTCCGTATTGGTCATCAGAACTTTGGCACCGATATGCTTCATGGCATTCTGAAGGGCTACAGATTCTGCAACGTCCGCCTGGGTATTCAGATCACTGGTATCATATGTTTCTCCGTTCATACTTACCAGGCTGCCTTTTACATAATGCAGCATGTAGGTGGCAAACTCCACCTTAATTCCCTCATGATAAAGCTGATACTTTTCATCAGAGAAATCACTAAAGAGTTTCGCGGAATTCACTTTAACCATTTTAGATCCTGCGGGAAGGCTGAGAACCTCGGAAAAGAATTTTCCACTATCGGACAATGCCAGTTCCCTGGCATTGGTTCCGGGTTTAAATGTAATGAATGACGAGGCGCCATCATCAATTCTTTGCTCAACATATCTTTGAGCTTGTAATGTAATGCCACTTACCAGAAGCGGAACAAAAACCATTAGGGTCAATTTGTTTTTCATAGAAAATAATATTTGGTGTGTTATCATTCCAAATATAATAATTGAACCAATACAATAAACAAAAATATCAAAATATTTTTACGAATTATTCATTTTTAATTAAATATTGTTGAAAAATAATTAATTAAAATAAAAGATAGATATAAAAAATTTAGTTAAAATATTTCAATCGAAAAAAAAATAATACATCAAAAACCTGACATTGATTAATATTTTTAACAAATAAAATTTATCACGTATTCCATCAAATTTTTATTATTTTTTTCACTTTAACCGGCTTAAGTGATCCATTTAGGTGAAAAATTTCCTTATTTTTTTAACAATAATTGATTACGAAAGAGTTAAAAATAGAAAATCCAACATCCCGATTATAATTTTTTACTTCAATTAATAATTTTTACACCTGTAATTCACCAGACATCTGTAATCTTCTGGTGAATATTGTTTATAAAAAATCCATCTCCAGATTTTTTACCTAGCATCGCCTTTACCAGAGGAGATTCTGCAGACACGGTCATGATTTTCTGGCTACCTGAAATAATCTCACCGGCAGATACCGTAACATAAAATAGACCTTTATCTGTTTTGACCAAAGCCCCTGCCTGGACTTTATCGGAAGGCTCGGCGGAGATTTTCCGGATCACGGAAAGCTGGTTCAGAGATTCATTAAGCTGCCTCTGAAGGTTATTGATTTCCTGCTGCAGCATTTCGCGCCCGGTTTCGTACTTGTCTCCCATGGAGCTTTTGGTATCATTATTAGAGGCGCGGGTTTCATCTATCAGGCTTTCGAAGGACCGGATTTTATCTGAGATTTTTGTTTTTATGGTGTTTAAGAGCTCCTGCTTATCCATGTAATGAAGTTTTTTTGAGAATTTTATAGCGGATGAATTATGTACAATATAAATTTCGGCTAAAGCCTGATCTCAATATACATAAATAAAGCGGGCTAAAGCCCGCTCCTATTGATGTTATGGTCTTTAGCCTTCTTTATTTTTCAAAAACTGCGTAGTCTGAAACTTTGAATGTAAAATATTTTCCACTGTCAAAATCTCTTTTTGTTTTGTCAAAGACATTCCTGAAAGTTCCGGACAGGTTCTGGTCTTCAATGGTAAAGTCTACCGGGCCTTTTGACATATTGAGAACGACAAGAACCTCATCTTTTCCGTTCTTCCTCAGATAGGCCAGGATTTTATCATTGGCAGTTGTATTAAGAAGGCGGGTTGATACGTTGGCATCCCCTCCTCTTAGTGCCGGGTTGGAAGCTTTTAACTCCAAAAGGGTTTTATAAAACTCGGCCATCTGATAGGTATTGGTCCATTTGATCGGGTCTTTTTCAAAGAATTCCAGTCTTTTCATATTGGGAAGCTCCTGCCCTGAATACAGAAGCGGTACCCCATTCCACGTGGCTGAGAATACAGCCATTGGTTTTGTAGTGGTACCGTATTTTTCGTATTCCGTCCCGTTCCAGGAATTTTCATCATGATTGGTGGTAAACCATGCTCTCATGGAGCCATCACCAATGTTAGAATATTGTACCAGCAGGTCTTTAAGTTCCTGAAGAGGCTCATTTTTCTTGTAATAGTCAGCAGATTTATGCATCCATTTCCATGAATAGCTGGCATCGAATACTTTTCCGTATTCCGGGCTTTCAAGTTCATCAAATTCTCCCAGCCAGAATAGTGGCTTTATTTTTTCTACTTCCGGACGGGCCTGTTCCCAGAAATCAACTTCTACCCAGGAGGCCAGGTCACATCTGAAACCGTCAATTCCGGTTTCTTTCACCCAGAATTTCATCGCATCAATCATGGCCAGTCTCATCTCCTGGTTTTTATAATCCAGTTCAATGATATCATCCATTCCTGAAGCAATATGAAACTTTCCGTCGGGATCTTTTAAATAGAATTCCGGATGTGTTTTGGTCCAGATATGGTCCCATCCGGTGTGGTTGGCCACCCAGTCTATGATCACTTTAAACCCAAGCCTGTGGGCTTCATTCACCATATGCTTGAAATCATTCATGGTTCCGAATTCAGGATTTATTGATGTAAAATCCGCGGATGCGTAAGGACTTCCAAGACTTCCTTTTTTATTTTGCTGGGCGATAGGCGTTACCGGCATAAACCATAGTGTTTTAACACCCATTTTCTTGAGCCGGGGCATTTCTTTTTCAAATGCTTTAAAGGTTCCTTCCGGTGTATATTGTCTTATATTGACTTCATAAATATTGGTTGTGTGTTTCCAATTTTTGGGCAAATCCATAGTGTTTGTAGTATTTCGAGTGGTACAGGAAACAATTCCCAGACCAATTATTGCTAGCAGAATCAGTTTCTTCATTCATCTATTTTTAACAAAAGTAAGGAATGTTTTTGGGAAAGGGAGGAGACGAGAGGGTGAAAGAGCGAATTTGCAAAAAGGCAAAGATGGCAAAGAAAGCTAT containing:
- a CDS encoding class I SAM-dependent methyltransferase; translated protein: MYAAVKNIIRKIIPQKFLFENEMFFRKSLYPFYKGSDCECNICHAKLKHFIKLENGNLLCPICGSLPRSRRLFKIVSEDYLKPGLSILDFSPSRAIFRALRSRKDIRYFPTDYEDEFLADYHFDITKIDSASDQFDLIMCYHVLEHIEDDTSAMSELHRVLKKGGTALIQTPFKTGDIYEDFQIKTPEERLKHFGQEDHVRIYSVHSLVQRLQNAGFQTETKVFEQDHYRGFSDQETVIVCKK
- a CDS encoding M1 family metallopeptidase; translation: MKKAILSIAILGIFFSTHVSAQTETSGREKVYRATTAKVTELKHTKLKVNFDYQKEQMAGEEWLTASPYFYATNELTLDAKSMLIHEVALESNGKKSPLKYEYKNDILKISLDKTYQKNQEYTVYIKYTARPNEVKQQGSMAINDAKGLYFVNAQGQDPDMPTQIWTQGETESSSAWFPTIDKPNQKTTQEIYMTVPDKYVTLSNGILKDSQKEANGLRTDHWVMDKRHATYLFFMGVGEYAIVKDKWKNVPVEYYIEKEYEPYAKQIYGNTPEMMEFFSKKLGYDYPWAKYAQISGRDYVSGAMENTTATLHGSDVLQKPGQLIDENKWEDTIAHELFHHWFGDLVTAESWSNLTVNESFANYSEYLWNDYKYGKDHADYHQMMDVNMYIHNPADFKKNLVRFNYDSREDVFDLVTYQKGGGILHMLRNYLGDDAFFAGMQDYLKTYEYQNAEAHQLRLSFEKVSGKDLNWFFNQWYFGSGNPKINYSFTFEPVKKQVAVTINQTQEQPFEFPLAIDVYDNGKPKRYNVWVNGEAKNTFNFDVSKNPDLVNINADGILVADITETKTPEQNLMQFTNSKELKNRYKALTAIKDQVGKNPAATKLLAAAIKDPYFKVRIKALQFMDLSNPEQMKAFGADVEKLASGDPRTMVQAAAIGALAKTKDKKYLPLFEKGVNAVSNSVKAQSVSAVLAVDPSKASTLADKIDLEGASDDLLGNLLPVIVKNKVISQMSNITPLVAFYPFIKFQNPELGKSAEEGYNWIMSSDNLKATENITKIISHAKGEMGDNPQVKMMISQMLKDGLSKKMELLRQNPQNAASINKQIDAINKAIEDFK
- a CDS encoding serine hydrolase domain-containing protein yields the protein MTLKRIFLVAATSASCIMSAQNSNRQKLADYLDSLSAHHKVMGSFAFAENDQPTFLKVTGFSDAVKQQKANMNTQYRIGSISKTFTAVLVMKAVEDKKLSIDTKLSQFFPEIENADKISIANLLQHRTGIHNLTDEAEYWNYNTAPQTQESLVSIIKKYKSDFQPGTKYEYSNSNYILLSFILEKVYKKSYAQLIQDKIAAPLKLTLTKVGGKIDPSKNQAFSYVYANGSYEPWQETDMSVPGGAGNIISTSTELLKFIIALENGKLITKNSLGQMKGFTDNYGYGITKVPFEKYWGYGHNGGIDQFRSVLYYFPELKIGVSAITNQSDYDNNDISIKMLQTATGKDFKMPDFKEISVPEDLLKKYEGLYKADGFPLDIKIFSEGGKLKGQATGQGAFPLDAVSETEFKFDMAGIKMKFNAEKGTMDFSQGTNQFTFKKQ
- a CDS encoding thymidylate synthase; translated protein: MQNYLDLLQHILDNGTDKTDRTGTGTRSVFGYQLRYDLSKGFPLVTTKKVHLKSIIYELLWFLKGDTNVKYLNDNGVSIWDEWANEDGDLGPVYGAQWRSWQGAEGKVVDQISEVIQQIKKNPDSRRLIVSAWNTAEIPNMALAPCHALFQFYVADGKLSLQLYQRSADVFLGVPFNIASYALLLMMVAQVCDLEVGDYVHSFGDVHIYNNHFEQVNKQLSREPRPLPMMKLNPEVKDIFDFNFEDFTLENYDPHPGIKAPVAV
- a CDS encoding M4 family metallopeptidase, producing MKNKLTLMVFVPLLVSGITLQAQRYVEQRIDDGASSFITFKPGTNARELALSDSGKFFSEVLSLPAGSKMVKVNSAKLFSDFSDEKYQLYHEGIKVEFATYMLHYVKGSLVSMNGETYDTSDLNTQADVAESVALQNAMKHIGAKVLMTNTEYGKEINYQPKGELVFVPVEASNGKYRLLLSYKFDIFSAEPFLRSHVYVDAKSGAVLLNDQVMKHVGEHAHGKGQTQISLAGPENNSKQDFASIFVAGTAQTKYSGTKSIETTLVSGKYALKDNTRGGGVNTYNNNNANYTSLTKNNITDTDNNWTTAEHSSTGNDVALDVHWGVEKTYDYFKDTFNRNSYDNQGAVLDSYIHVRNSWENAAWTGNAMVYGDGATNFKPLGAFDVTAHELGHAVCQETANLVYQRESGALNEGLSDIWGTVVEYTYAPEKQNFLIGEDITKVSPNYLRSMSNPNSGLSKQPDTYKGTYWKDASNSCIPNPNTNDSCGVHYNSGVLNYWFYLLVMGGTGTNDIGNSFNVTGIGFEKAAKIVYRLETSYLTSNSNYNNALTYGIQSAKDLFGTDSAEHQATQNAFYAVGLGTAYSGGTTTDTQAPTAPQLSASSTTQNSTTLSWSGSTDNVGVTGYDVYRGTSLVGSTTTATTYAVTGLSPATSYSFTVKAKDAAGNISAASNTVNVTTQSGGTTTTYCTASGNSTADERISNMKFADINQASTGTAGYENFTSVVGNVTKGNSYTITITPSWTSLKYSEGYAVYIDYNGDGDFTDVGELAWSRTATTLSPVSGNITIPSTALTGNTRMRVIMKYNGTPTSSCGTFSYGQVEDYTLKIAAAGTMTSLIAEASSSGSAAISVYPNPVKDAIKIKSQSGSEFRYQLVDARGSVVQSGETKSHSINVESLLQGVYILSLDNGKEKVTQKIIKN